A single Struthio camelus isolate bStrCam1 chromosome 6, bStrCam1.hap1, whole genome shotgun sequence DNA region contains:
- the TMEM198 gene encoding transmembrane protein 198 isoform X2 codes for MCAAAGGIRLTPWQSWSRCWGAALPTSDGAGVEILKPLPGVPRAMTATVQTLRFKLLPHDTGQEWAHSCQQEIERRYQVVPSVVCAMCCLFGIIYCFFGYRCFKAVMFLTGLMFGSIIIFMLCYKERVLDTQLSVEASVGIGLGIGVLCGLVTMLVRSVGLFMVGLLLGLLLAVATLVVMEQFYHPPTVWIPIALLLGVGMLFAVLTLQWQRFFTTLSTAVFGSAIMTVTVDYFIELFLLVQYIYERIKVAPARPVCWYSWVILGVWPLLTTLGVLVQWKVTAEGYSHTEVIISRQQRRVQLMRIKQREDRKEKKKKRRPHHPPPHQHKAHPPEPAYRRKPNPVRRFDGDVLSPSYIQSFRERQTGPSLNSLIASSHAVVDLDYDCSSTVPLTTGSGPAVRV; via the exons AtgtgtgctgctgcaggaggcatTCGTTTAACACCCTGGCAAAG CTGGAGCAGGTGCTGGGGCGCAGCTTTGCCCACAAGCGATGGGGCAGGAGTGGAGATTTTGAAGCCTCTTCCGGGAGTCCCCAGAGCCATGACTGCAACTGTGCAGACGCTGCGTTTCAAGCTGCTGCCGCACGACACGGGCCAGGAGtgggcacacagctgccagcaAGAAATCGAGCGTCGCTACCAAGTGGTGCCCTCAGTGGTGTGTGCCATGTGCTGCCTCTTCGGGATCATCTACTGCTTCTTCG GCTACCGCTGCTTCAAGGCTGTCATGTTCCTGACAGGGCTGATGTTTGGCTCCATCATCATCTTCATGCTGTGCTACAAGGAGCGGGTGCTGGACACACAGCTGAGCGTTGAGGCCTCGGTGGGCATCGGGCTGGGCATTGGGGTCCTGTGCGGGCTGGTCACCATGCTGGTGCGCAGTGTCGGCCTCTTCATGGTGGGGCTGCTCCTGGGGCTGTTGCTAGCGGTGGCCACGCTGGTGGTGATGGAGCAGTTTTATCACCCGCCAACAGTGTGGATCCCCATCGCGCTCCTCCTGGGCGTGGGGATGCTCTTCGCCGTGCTCACCCTGCAGTGGCAGCGGTTCTTCACTACGCTGTCCACCGCCGTCTTCGGCAGCGCCATCATGACCGTCACTGTTGATTACTTCATCGAGCTCTTCCTGCTGGTGCAGTACATCTATGAGCGCATCAAGGTGGCCCCTGCTCGCCCCGTGTGCTGGTACAGCTGGGTCATCCTGGGTGTCTGGCCACTGCTCACCACGTTGGGTGTCCTGGTCCAGTGGAAGGTCACAGCTGAGGGCTACTCCCACACTGAAG TGATCATCAGCCGGCAGCAGCGCCGCGTGCAGCTGATGCGCATCAAGCAGCGGGAGGACcggaaggagaagaagaagaagcggAGACCCCACCACCCGCCGCCCCACCAGCACAAGGCCCACCCCCCCGAGCCTGCCTACCGCCGCAAGCCCAACCCTGTGCGCCGCTTCGATGGGGACGTGCTCTCCCCA AGCTACATCCAGAGTTTCCGAGAGCGGCAGACGGGGCCATCCCTCAACAGCCTCATCGCCAGCTCCCACGCCGTGGTGGACCTGGACTATGACTGCAGCTCCACCGTGCCCCTCACCACGGGCTCTGGGCCTGCCGTGCGGGTATAA
- the TMEM198 gene encoding transmembrane protein 198 isoform X1: MCAAAGGIRLTPWQSWSRCWGAALPTSDGAGVEILKPLPGVPRAMTATVQTLRFKLLPHDTGQEWAHSCQQEIERRYQVVPSVVCAMCCLFGIIYCFFGYRCFKAVMFLTGLMFGSIIIFMLCYKERVLDTQLSVEASVGIGLGIGVLCGLVTMLVRSVGLFMVGLLLGLLLAVATLVVMEQFYHPPTVWIPIALLLGVGMLFAVLTLQWQRFFTTLSTAVFGSAIMTVTVDYFIELFLLVQYIYERIKVAPARPVCWYSWVILGVWPLLTTLGVLVQWKVTAEGYSHTEVIISRQQRRVQLMRIKQREDRKEKKKKRRPHHPPPHQHKAHPPEPAYRRKPNPVRRFDGDVLSPVSPAPRSYIQSFRERQTGPSLNSLIASSHAVVDLDYDCSSTVPLTTGSGPAVRV; the protein is encoded by the exons AtgtgtgctgctgcaggaggcatTCGTTTAACACCCTGGCAAAG CTGGAGCAGGTGCTGGGGCGCAGCTTTGCCCACAAGCGATGGGGCAGGAGTGGAGATTTTGAAGCCTCTTCCGGGAGTCCCCAGAGCCATGACTGCAACTGTGCAGACGCTGCGTTTCAAGCTGCTGCCGCACGACACGGGCCAGGAGtgggcacacagctgccagcaAGAAATCGAGCGTCGCTACCAAGTGGTGCCCTCAGTGGTGTGTGCCATGTGCTGCCTCTTCGGGATCATCTACTGCTTCTTCG GCTACCGCTGCTTCAAGGCTGTCATGTTCCTGACAGGGCTGATGTTTGGCTCCATCATCATCTTCATGCTGTGCTACAAGGAGCGGGTGCTGGACACACAGCTGAGCGTTGAGGCCTCGGTGGGCATCGGGCTGGGCATTGGGGTCCTGTGCGGGCTGGTCACCATGCTGGTGCGCAGTGTCGGCCTCTTCATGGTGGGGCTGCTCCTGGGGCTGTTGCTAGCGGTGGCCACGCTGGTGGTGATGGAGCAGTTTTATCACCCGCCAACAGTGTGGATCCCCATCGCGCTCCTCCTGGGCGTGGGGATGCTCTTCGCCGTGCTCACCCTGCAGTGGCAGCGGTTCTTCACTACGCTGTCCACCGCCGTCTTCGGCAGCGCCATCATGACCGTCACTGTTGATTACTTCATCGAGCTCTTCCTGCTGGTGCAGTACATCTATGAGCGCATCAAGGTGGCCCCTGCTCGCCCCGTGTGCTGGTACAGCTGGGTCATCCTGGGTGTCTGGCCACTGCTCACCACGTTGGGTGTCCTGGTCCAGTGGAAGGTCACAGCTGAGGGCTACTCCCACACTGAAG TGATCATCAGCCGGCAGCAGCGCCGCGTGCAGCTGATGCGCATCAAGCAGCGGGAGGACcggaaggagaagaagaagaagcggAGACCCCACCACCCGCCGCCCCACCAGCACAAGGCCCACCCCCCCGAGCCTGCCTACCGCCGCAAGCCCAACCCTGTGCGCCGCTTCGATGGGGACGTGCTCTCCCCAGTGAGTCCCGCGCCCAGG AGCTACATCCAGAGTTTCCGAGAGCGGCAGACGGGGCCATCCCTCAACAGCCTCATCGCCAGCTCCCACGCCGTGGTGGACCTGGACTATGACTGCAGCTCCACCGTGCCCCTCACCACGGGCTCTGGGCCTGCCGTGCGGGTATAA